The region gggggggggggttggtcagtcgggaggtgacccaggacttggctTAACACAGGGGCGTGGCTTAACCCAAGGGCGCATGTCGGTTCGCTTTTcttgctgtctgcgggatcagagcgtcccgtgtggGACTacggggcaaagcatcaaatccgggacagtcaatgagggacggttgggagctatgggaaaccaactgatacgtgggagaggtgccgccctttttgtatctgtaggtttcctgttcctgaagggcggatctcctctctcgtggtgctgtcatgggagtccgaataaaacactatttatttttttaaaagtacaacaagaagcccagtaagtggcacactgctggaatcagggtatcatgttgctctcagattacattaaATTCCCTTTACAAAGGAAGTGAATCCGGCGATGGCTCTTCGGACGCACATGGAAGAGGCATCAGAAGGGAGGCTATATTAATAAcgaggacaatttttttaaaaattgagcaATTTACGTTTATTTTATATCTGTGTGACACGACACCTACCATTTTTTTGGAAATAGTGTAAATTTCTTCCTCTGATTTCTTCATCAGACAGTCGGCTATGGAGGCGAGATCACAGCCCGATAACTCCGATATTATCTGCAGAGGAATATGGTCTTATATTCAGATATCGCATATAGACGGTTCAGGAATGGGGTTTATTAtcattttattttaacttttcttTGTTCTCAGTGTTACCCCCACCTCTATTAATATGTAATTCCCGGGGGGTTATAATTACATTTCTGAAGTAGCTGACATCTTCAGACGTGCTGACCACCATGCTGGCCATGGCCGCAGTTCCGCTCTCGGAGATGGCGCGGTGGAACAGACCCTTCGATAAAGGAGACAACACCTGGAAGAGGAGACAATCCACATTACTGTGCGCTTTATCTCCAGGACTGGACACATTTCTCATCATTAATTCGTCAGTTTTTGAAACTTGAATAATTCCCTTTATAGAAATAATCGAAAGATTCTCTCCGTCAGCATCATCCTCCTACTTATAAGAATAGAGACGATCCCTTTATGAGGTCTGTTAGGAGTCGTCGGCTGGATGGTAACCCCAAGAGTCAGAGGTCAACAAGCATTACTCAGAACTTACAAGAGCAGAAACGCTGATTCCTCCAGCAGATTCACCGAATATAGTGACAGATGAGGGATCACCCCCAAAAGCTGCAATATTTTCCTGTACCCATTGGAGAGCGGCAACTTGGTCCAAAAATCCATAATTACCACATAATCGTTTGTCTCCAGAACTGAAAAAAAGAACCTAAAATGATCTCAGATCACAATTCCATAGACCACACAAAATCAAGAATAACAATTCTCtaatacatcatgtattatactccacagctgcactcactattctgctggtggagtcactgtgtacatacattactgatcctgagttacatcctgtattatactcccgagctgcactcactattctgctggtgcagtcactgtgtacatacattactgatcctatgttacatcctgtattatactcctgagctgcactcactattctgctggtgcagtcactgtgtacatgcattacattactgatcctgagttacatcctgtattataccccagagctgcacttactattctgctggtgcagtcactgtgtacatacattactgatcctgagttacatcctgtattatactccagagctgcactcactattctgctggtggagtcactgtgtacatacattactgatcctgagttacatcctgtattatactccagagctgcactcactattctgctggtggagtcactgtgtacatacattactgatcctatgttacatcctgtattatactcctgagctgcactcactattctgctggtgcagtcactgtgtacatacattacattactgatcctgagttacatcctgtattttaccccagagctgcactcactattctgctggtgcagtcactgtgtacatacattacattactgatcctgagttacctcctgtattctaccccagagctgcactcactattctgctggtgctgtcactgtgtacatacattgcattactgatcctgagttacatcctgtattttaccccagagctgcactcactattctgctggtgcagtcactgtgtacatacattacattactgatcctgagttacctcctgtattctaccccagagctgcactcactattctgctggcgcagtcactgtgtacatacattactgatcctgagtcacatcctgtattatactccagagctgcactcactattctgctggtgcagtcactgtgtacatacattacattactgatcctgagttacctcctgtattatactccagagctgcactcactattctgctggtgcagtcactgtgtacatgcattacattactgatcctgagttacatcctgtattataccccagagctgcactcactattctgctggtgcagtcactgcgtacatacattacattactgatcctgagttacatcctgtattataccccagagctgcacttactattctgctggtgcagtcactgtgtaaatacattactttactgatcctgagttacatcctgtattataccccagagctgcactcactattctgctggtgcagtcactgtgtacatacattacattactgatccggtaaTGATGGTAAATGATGAATAATGGAGGATATAACTGGAAATATCTTTACCTGAAGAACCCCAGGATCCCCAGCCTGTACTGGATGCTCACCACCACTACATTCTCATAGGCACTAAGTGCAGAGCCATCAAACAAGCCGGCGAGCCCGAACAGCAGCCCTCCACCATGTATCACAACCATGACCTAGGGGAACAGAATAACATTTATGAAGAAAGTCGTCTTAGAGTGTAGCTATCTGTGATTTCAGGAGAACACGCGGCAGGATGTCTGTGTAGCCTCCAGCTTCTCCACCTCCATAGAACTtcgtaagcaccaactgtcatctatgtCAAGACATAGAAAGATTGTATTCACTGGCGACAGATTTTACTAATTAATTGAGAATATGAGGAAGAGAAGTGAAACATCAGTCCTGTAGGAGAGAGAGGCAGAACTCTCTGGTAAGATTTGTTACAGAGTTCCTTATTTTCATCTTACTCTATAAGGTGCAGTTCACATTGATTCCAATTATTTAACAAAGAAAAAAAGTAGTAAACTAGGATAAATGCACTAAATTAAACACTGGGCTGTAAACTTAAAAGGAAGAAACTATGATGATTTTCTCAGTTAGTTGCAAAATATGACCCCTCAAAAAATGAGATTTACTcaacctccccaggtccagcaatgAGTCTTTGCCGCTGAGCCGGTCTCCTGTttggctgcagtcaatcactgagctctgTGGGTCTGCTAATGTAGATGGCAATATTTGGCTACTGCACTGTTGACATGATATCACCGCAGCAGGCAATAAACAGAAACCAAATCAGTGacagagactcagcgctggacctggggagtggaagtaatgatttttttttttttttttaagtaagtaaacgggcaaaaAATTTTAGGAATGAGACAGCCACTCTAATAATGGCAATTAAAAACTTGTCAACAAGAATAAGCAGAAATTTGCAAAATACAGACACTCCCTACAGCCTTAGGCGATCGCAGGTGTAAAGACACGCTCGGGACATTAGTATGGGGGAACACGGCACATACTTACAGGTAAGTTCGATTTCTTGGCTCTGTCGGCTGGAGTAAACACATTCAGGTACAGGCAATCTTCTGAGGAACGCGGAGGCTTAAAAGAGGGTTGGTAATATTTTCCAAACGAGCTCATGGCTTCCTCTACCTGTAAACACCTGAAATGTACAGAATCAATTAGAATAAGAATATTTTGTCCCGTAAACAGATACGTCACCACAAATATGTGAGACTCACATGGGAGGAAACTCTGAGGCATCTCTTACAGATTTCCAGGGCTCCGGAGGTTCGGGGTTACCAAATCTCAGTGGTCCCACAGGAGGTTTGGCAAAAGGAATTCCGAAAAATGCATCTATGGCCCTAGATGTCTCCGTCACTGGCACCGTAATGCCCTGCAGGTCTCCATACTTGGTGGATACTAATGGTCTTCCATCTTTCAAACCTAGAATGAAAGATATTATTGGGGACAATTAACTATACTATTAATGTTTTAATATTCTCCAGCCAAAAGTGGCTCTTCCTGGTATTATATACAACTCGTACTactgatatacagtacagagcaaaagtttggacacaccttctcatttaaagatttttctgtattttcatgactatgaaaattgcaaatacacactgaaggcatcaaaactatgaattaacacatgtggaattatatacttaacaaaaaaagtgtgaaacaactgaaaatatgtgttatattctaggttcttcaaagtagcaaccttttgctttgatgactgctttgcacactcttggcattctcttgatgagcttcaagaggtagtcactgggattgGTGTTCCAacgatcttgaaggagttcccagagatgcttagcacttgttggcccttttgccttcattctgcggtccagctcaccccaaaccatctcgattgggttcaggtctggtgactgtggagcccaggtcatctggcgtagcaccccgtcactctccttcttggtcaaatagccctaacacagcctggaggtgtgtttggggtcattgtcctgttgaaaaataaatgatggtccaactaaacacaaactggatggaatagcatgctgccgcaagatgctgtggtagccatgctggttcagtatgccttcagttttgaataattccccaacagtgtcaccagcaaagcacccccacaccatcacacctcctcctccatgcttcatggtgggaaccaggcatgtagagtccatccgatcaccttttctgagtctcacaaagacacggtggttgaaaccaaagatttcatcttggactcatcagaccaaagcacagatttccactggtctaatgtccattccttgtgttctttagcccaaacaagtctcttctgcttgttgcctgtccttagcagtggtttctcagcagctattttaccatgaaggcctgctgcacaaagtctcctcttaacagttgttgtagagatgtgtctgctgctagaactctgtgtggcattgacctggtctctaatctgagctgctgttaacctgtgatttctgaggctggtgactcggataaacttatcctcagaagcagaggtgactcttggtcttcctttcctgggacggtccttatgtgagccagtttctttgtagagcttgatggtttttgccactgcacttggggacactttcaaagttttaccaaTGTTTCGGACTGacttaccttcatttcttaaagtaatgatggccactcgtttttctttacttagctgcttttttcttgccataatacaa is a window of Ranitomeya variabilis isolate aRanVar5 chromosome 2, aRanVar5.hap1, whole genome shotgun sequence DNA encoding:
- the LOC143807345 gene encoding fatty acyl-CoA hydrolase precursor, medium chain-like; protein product: MESLRHILLLTPLFLTAIGTGLKDGRPLVSTKYGDLQGITVPVTETSRAIDAFFGIPFAKPPVGPLRFGNPEPPEPWKSVRDASEFPPMCLQVEEAMSSFGKYYQPSFKPPRSSEDCLYLNVFTPADRAKKSNLPVMVVIHGGGLLFGLAGLFDGSALSAYENVVVVSIQYRLGILGFFSSGDKRLCGNYGFLDQVAALQWVQENIAAFGGDPSSVTIFGESAGGISVSALVLSPLSKGLFHRAISESGTAAMASMVVSTSEDVSYFRNIISELSGCDLASIADCLMKKSEEEIYTISKKMGMLFLPACVDGVFLRKPVVTMFANKESNKVPFLLGMNNHEFGWLFLSFLNITEVAAGMTRESVAVILHNALLLGQRPEAIPHVVDEYVGDATDPEEIRDRFQDLCGDLMFVIPALKTAKSHRDMGVPVYFYEYQHPPSLLDHMRPDFVKADHTDELIFVSGGPFLRDGAIYSGPATQEEKNLARTIMKYWANFARTGNPNSPGLTTWPEYGADELYLEINLKQKSSSKLKEEKFKFWTEILPKKILSKTLDGGDRTEL